From the genome of Spinacia oleracea cultivar Varoflay chromosome 2, BTI_SOV_V1, whole genome shotgun sequence, one region includes:
- the LOC110790007 gene encoding protein REVEILLE 5 isoform X1, which translates to MVSVNPNPLQPQGYNLEFNSDMPLTGVNSLPPVNSPVSSGYVVPATEDHCKKVRKPYTITKSRENWTEQEHDKFLEALQLFDRDWKKIEAFIGSKTVIQIRSHAQKYFLKVQKNGSNERVPPPRPKRKAAHPYPQKASKIASTTSQSTGQYQESPVCALEPGYVYHHDPSSVLTNQSGSGSTSPWTFGSMRRDDAALAMSMTPTGCSSSSNESGSTWPTVGTMDQKHTKAVPDFAQVYSFIGSVFDPNARDHLQRLKMMDPINVETVLLLMKNLSVNLLSPEFEEYRKLFSSYDVESGKTRSCSHLLPAPNNSKTVIPAVY; encoded by the exons ATGGTGTCAGTAAATCCAAATCCCCTGCAACCGCAAGGATATAACTTAGAATTTAATTCCGACATGCCTCTTACCGGAGTCAACTCTCTTCCGCCGGTAAATTCGCCGGTTTCCAGTGGTTATGTTGTTCCGGCGACAGAGGATCACTGTAAGAAAGTGAGGAAGCCGTATACAATCACCAAGTCCAGAGAGAACTGGACTGAACAGGAGCACGACAAGTTTCTCGAAGCTCTTCAATT ATTCGATCGTGACTGGAAGAAAATCGAAGCATTTATTGGCTCCAAGACTGTTATTCAG ATTCGTAGTCATGCTCAAAAGTACTTTCTTAAGGTTCAGAAGAATGGGTCTAATGAACGTGTGCCGCCTCCTCGACCGAAGAGGAAAGCAGCTCATCCATACCCGCAAAAAGCTTCCAAGATTG CTTCAACGACTAGTCAATCTACAGGACAGTATCAGGAGTCACCTGTTTGTGCTTTGGAACCGGGGTATGTTTACCACCATGACCCATCATCAGTACTCACTAATCAAAGTGGCAGTGGTTCAACATCGCCCTGGACCTTTGGTTCTATGAGAAGAG ATGATGCAGCATTAGCAATGTCGATGACTCCCACTGGttgtagcagcagcagcaatgAGAGTGGAAGCACTTGGCCTACAGTTGGTACTATGGACCAGAAACACACTAAAG CAGTGCCAGATTTTGCTCAGGTTTACAGTTTCATTGGAAGCGTCTTCGACCCCAATGCGCGTGATCACCTGCAGAGGTTAAAGATGATGGACCCAATTAATGTTGAGACA GTATTGCTGTTGATGAAAAACCTTTCGGTCAATTTGCTTAGCCCTGAATTTGAGGAATAT AGGAAGTTATTTTCATCATACGATGTGGAGTCTGGTAAAACCAGGTCATGTAGTCATCTCTTACCAGCTCCAAATAACTCAAAGACTGTGATTCCTGCTGTTTACTAA
- the LOC110790007 gene encoding protein REVEILLE 5 isoform X2, whose amino-acid sequence MVSVNPNPLQPQGYNLEFNSDMPLTGVNSLPPVNSPVSSGYVVPATEDHCKKVRKPYTITKSRENWTEQEHDKFLEALQLFDRDWKKIEAFIGSKTVIQIRSHAQKYFLKVQKNGSNERVPPPRPKRKAAHPYPQKASKIASTTSQSTGQYQESPVCALEPGYVYHHDPSSVLTNQSGSGSTSPWTFGSMRRDDAALAMSMTPTGCSSSSNESGSTWPTVGTMDQKHTKVPDFAQVYSFIGSVFDPNARDHLQRLKMMDPINVETVLLLMKNLSVNLLSPEFEEYRKLFSSYDVESGKTRSCSHLLPAPNNSKTVIPAVY is encoded by the exons ATGGTGTCAGTAAATCCAAATCCCCTGCAACCGCAAGGATATAACTTAGAATTTAATTCCGACATGCCTCTTACCGGAGTCAACTCTCTTCCGCCGGTAAATTCGCCGGTTTCCAGTGGTTATGTTGTTCCGGCGACAGAGGATCACTGTAAGAAAGTGAGGAAGCCGTATACAATCACCAAGTCCAGAGAGAACTGGACTGAACAGGAGCACGACAAGTTTCTCGAAGCTCTTCAATT ATTCGATCGTGACTGGAAGAAAATCGAAGCATTTATTGGCTCCAAGACTGTTATTCAG ATTCGTAGTCATGCTCAAAAGTACTTTCTTAAGGTTCAGAAGAATGGGTCTAATGAACGTGTGCCGCCTCCTCGACCGAAGAGGAAAGCAGCTCATCCATACCCGCAAAAAGCTTCCAAGATTG CTTCAACGACTAGTCAATCTACAGGACAGTATCAGGAGTCACCTGTTTGTGCTTTGGAACCGGGGTATGTTTACCACCATGACCCATCATCAGTACTCACTAATCAAAGTGGCAGTGGTTCAACATCGCCCTGGACCTTTGGTTCTATGAGAAGAG ATGATGCAGCATTAGCAATGTCGATGACTCCCACTGGttgtagcagcagcagcaatgAGAGTGGAAGCACTTGGCCTACAGTTGGTACTATGGACCAGAAACACACTAAAG TGCCAGATTTTGCTCAGGTTTACAGTTTCATTGGAAGCGTCTTCGACCCCAATGCGCGTGATCACCTGCAGAGGTTAAAGATGATGGACCCAATTAATGTTGAGACA GTATTGCTGTTGATGAAAAACCTTTCGGTCAATTTGCTTAGCCCTGAATTTGAGGAATAT AGGAAGTTATTTTCATCATACGATGTGGAGTCTGGTAAAACCAGGTCATGTAGTCATCTCTTACCAGCTCCAAATAACTCAAAGACTGTGATTCCTGCTGTTTACTAA